From Xenopus laevis strain J_2021 chromosome 7L, Xenopus_laevis_v10.1, whole genome shotgun sequence, one genomic window encodes:
- the pou2af1.L gene encoding POU class 2 homeobox associating factor 1 L homeolog isoform X2: protein MHWQKSVNTEQQKNNPARPYLGVRVKEPVKELLKRKRGNCSNANSVSPTVLSSYQTYQTYPTCTPIDLPYVDMDIPTQALPIHDEGALYTSWISQPPSAAFQPLTQWTTCPDYISHETVSCPYTGDMYVQPMCQGYTVVGPPSVLTYTSQPLLTNFATRSTNPGVATQIEYTDHQAPLTYIPWAQPITTLPGTTHTIPYQTTPTTFQGAQFVPIPISLPEPVQQDLDDTRRVISNMPMEKLLQEDENNESYVLSHTLSIEGL from the exons CTGTGAATACAGAGCAACAGAAAAATAACCCGGCCCGTCCATACCTTGGAGTACGTGTGAAGGAACCAGTCAAGGAACTGCTGAAAAGGAAGAGAGGGAACTGCAGCAATGCAAATTCTGTATCTCCGACT gtACTTTCATCATACCAGACATACCAGACATATCCAACCTGCACACCAATTG ATCTGCCGTATGTTGATATGGATATTCCAACACAAGCATTGCCTATCCATGATGAAGGAGCCTTATACACTAGCTGGATCTCTCAGCCTCCATCTGCGGCTTTTCAACCACTGACTCAATGGACAACTTGCCCAGATTACATTTCACATGAAACTGTCAGTTGCCCATACACTGGTGATATGTATGTACAGCCAATGTGCCAAGGTTATACTGTGGTTGGACCACCCTCAGTATTGACTTATACTTCACAACCTCTTCTGACGAACTTTGCA ACAAGAAGTACAAATCCAGGTGTTGCTACGCAAATAGAATATACAGATCATCAAGCGCCTCTCACTTATATTCCATGGGCCCAACCGATAACAACACTGCCCGGAACAACGCATACAATTCCCTACCAGACAACTCCAACAACATTTCAGGGAGCCCAGTTTGTTCCCATACCCATTTCATTACCAGAGCCAGTGCAGCAAGATCTTGATGATACAAGAAGGGTGATCAGTAATATGCCAATGGAGAAACTTCTGCAAGAAGATGAAAATAATGAATCATACGTCTTAAGTCATACCCTTTCAATTGAAGGGCTCTAA
- the pou2af1.L gene encoding POU class 2 homeobox associating factor 1 L homeolog isoform X1 codes for MHWQKSVNTEQQKNNPARPYLGVRVKEPVKELLKRKRGNCSNANSVSPTVLSSYQTYQTYPTCTPIVSNLTDLPYVDMDIPTQALPIHDEGALYTSWISQPPSAAFQPLTQWTTCPDYISHETVSCPYTGDMYVQPMCQGYTVVGPPSVLTYTSQPLLTNFATRSTNPGVATQIEYTDHQAPLTYIPWAQPITTLPGTTHTIPYQTTPTTFQGAQFVPIPISLPEPVQQDLDDTRRVISNMPMEKLLQEDENNESYVLSHTLSIEGL; via the exons CTGTGAATACAGAGCAACAGAAAAATAACCCGGCCCGTCCATACCTTGGAGTACGTGTGAAGGAACCAGTCAAGGAACTGCTGAAAAGGAAGAGAGGGAACTGCAGCAATGCAAATTCTGTATCTCCGACT gtACTTTCATCATACCAGACATACCAGACATATCCAACCTGCACACCAATTG TTTCTAATCTTACAGATCTGCCGTATGTTGATATGGATATTCCAACACAAGCATTGCCTATCCATGATGAAGGAGCCTTATACACTAGCTGGATCTCTCAGCCTCCATCTGCGGCTTTTCAACCACTGACTCAATGGACAACTTGCCCAGATTACATTTCACATGAAACTGTCAGTTGCCCATACACTGGTGATATGTATGTACAGCCAATGTGCCAAGGTTATACTGTGGTTGGACCACCCTCAGTATTGACTTATACTTCACAACCTCTTCTGACGAACTTTGCA ACAAGAAGTACAAATCCAGGTGTTGCTACGCAAATAGAATATACAGATCATCAAGCGCCTCTCACTTATATTCCATGGGCCCAACCGATAACAACACTGCCCGGAACAACGCATACAATTCCCTACCAGACAACTCCAACAACATTTCAGGGAGCCCAGTTTGTTCCCATACCCATTTCATTACCAGAGCCAGTGCAGCAAGATCTTGATGATACAAGAAGGGTGATCAGTAATATGCCAATGGAGAAACTTCTGCAAGAAGATGAAAATAATGAATCATACGTCTTAAGTCATACCCTTTCAATTGAAGGGCTCTAA
- the pou2af1.L gene encoding POU class 2 homeobox associating factor 1 L homeolog: MDIPTQALPIHDEGALYTSWISQPPSAAFQPLTQWTTCPDYISHETVSCPYTGDMYVQPMCQGYTVVGPPSVLTYTSQPLLTNFATRSTNPGVATQIEYTDHQAPLTYIPWAQPITTLPGTTHTIPYQTTPTTFQGAQFVPIPISLPEPVQQDLDDTRRVISNMPMEKLLQEDENNESYVLSHTLSIEGL, encoded by the exons ATGGATATTCCAACACAAGCATTGCCTATCCATGATGAAGGAGCCTTATACACTAGCTGGATCTCTCAGCCTCCATCTGCGGCTTTTCAACCACTGACTCAATGGACAACTTGCCCAGATTACATTTCACATGAAACTGTCAGTTGCCCATACACTGGTGATATGTATGTACAGCCAATGTGCCAAGGTTATACTGTGGTTGGACCACCCTCAGTATTGACTTATACTTCACAACCTCTTCTGACGAACTTTGCA ACAAGAAGTACAAATCCAGGTGTTGCTACGCAAATAGAATATACAGATCATCAAGCGCCTCTCACTTATATTCCATGGGCCCAACCGATAACAACACTGCCCGGAACAACGCATACAATTCCCTACCAGACAACTCCAACAACATTTCAGGGAGCCCAGTTTGTTCCCATACCCATTTCATTACCAGAGCCAGTGCAGCAAGATCTTGATGATACAAGAAGGGTGATCAGTAATATGCCAATGGAGAAACTTCTGCAAGAAGATGAAAATAATGAATCATACGTCTTAAGTCATACCCTTTCAATTGAAGGGCTCTAA